The segment AGGAAGAAAATGGAAGCAGATTTTTCATTATCTGTTCGTGTAATCTCTGAAATTATTGCTACAGCTTTAATGGTATTAATCGGAAATGGTTCTGTAGCAAACGCAGAATTAACAGGAACAAAAGGACATAAGACAGGTTGGTTATTAATCGCTATTGGTTATGGATGTGCGGTTATGTTACCAGCAATGATTTTTGGTGGTATTAGTGGGAACCATATCAATCCAGCCTTTACGATTGGATTAGCAGTAAGTGGTTTATTCCCATGGAACGAAGTATTACCTTATGTCTGCGCTCAATTTTTAGGTGCATTTATCGGACAATTCTTAGTTTATGTTGGTTTCAAACCATTCTTTGATAAAACAGAAAACTCAGAGTTAGTTTTTGCACCATTTGCAACAACTCCAGCTGCAAATAGCACTTGGAACGGTGTGTTCTCTGAATTTGTTGGATCATTTATCTTATTCTTTGCTGCTTTAGGAATTACTAAGGCTGCTTTCTTCCAAGATAATCAAGGAACTGCACACTTTGCGCTAGGATTTTTAGTTTTAGCTCTTGTTTTATCACTAGGTGGATTAACAGGTCCAGCGTTAAACCCTGCTCGTGACTTAGCTCCACGTATTTTACACCAAGTGTTACCTTTAAAACATAAAGGAAGTTCTCATTGGGATTATGCTTGGGTACCAGTAGTAATGCCAATTTTAGCAAGTATTGTTGCCGTAGCATTATTCAAAATGTTATATATGTAAGAAAGAGAAGATACTCGTAATAAAGATTACGAGTATCTTTTTTTATTTTCTTTATAAAAATAAGCAAAATGTGAATTGAATTACGTTAAAAGCACTAATTTAGGTTTAAAATAATATTAAGGTTACTTTTGTTTTTCTTATAGAAAGGAAGTTTTTTTATGAAAAAGAGAAGTTTAAAGATGCCGGGTGCTTTTACCATTTTGTTTATTTTAACGTTACTATCCATTTTGCTTACTTGGTTTGTCCCTGCTGGAAGCTATGATAAAGTCTCTTATCAAGCAGAAAGTCACGATTTATTGTTTGTTGATTCACACGGAAAAGAAAAAAACTTACCTGCCACACAAAAGACATTAGATCAACTAGGATTGAAAATTGATATTCATCAGTTCACTTCTGGTGCGATTCAAAAACCAGTCTCCATCCCTAATACTTATAAAAGAGTCAAACAAAAACCAGAAAGTTTTTTGTCCTTTGCTACAGATATGGTTCAAGGAACTATTGAAGCAGTAGATATTATGGTCTTTATTTTGGTTTTAGGAGGAATGATTGGAGTAGTAAAAGCCAGTGGAGCTTTTGAGTCTGGTCTTAGTGCACTAACAAAGAAAACAAAAGGAAAAGAATTTTTATTGATTGCCCTAGTAGCAATTTTAATGGCTCTTGGTGGAACTTTTTGTGGAATTGAAGAAGAAGCCGTTGCTTTTTATCCTATTTTAGTGCCAATTTTTATTGCAATGGGGTATGATTCAATCATTTGTGTTGGAGCAATCTTTTTAGCCAGTTCCATCGGGACATGTTTTTCAACCATTAACCCATTTTCAGCCGTGATTGCTTCTAATGCGGCAGGGATCAATTTTACAGAAGGGTTGAATTGGCGTATTTTAGGTTGTGCGGTTGCAACACTTTTTGTTCTTGGTTATTTATATTGGTATGCTAAAAAAATTAAGGCTAACCCTGAGTTTTCCTATTCTTATGAGGACCGAGAAAAATTCGATGCACAATGGGCAGTCTTAGATGAAGATAATGTTCCTGTATTTACTTGGAAAAGAAAAATTATTTTAACGCTTTTTGTAATCGCATTTCCTCTAATGATTTGGGGTGTGATGAAAAAAGGTTGGTGGTTCCCTCAAATGGCAGCGTCCTTTTTAACTTTGGCTATTATTATGATGCTCTTAGTTGGACTTGGAAAACATAGTTTGAGTGAAAAACAAGTGATTGATGCTTTTGTTAATGGCGCTTCTAGTTTAGTAGGAGTTTCTTTAATCATTGGGTTAGCTCGTGGTATCAATTTGATTTTAACAAAAGGCTATATTTCAGATACGATTCTATATGAAGCTTCTAAATTAGTTCAAGGAATGAATGGTACTTTATTTATCATCGTTTTAGTTTTTATCTTCTTTATTTTAGGATTTATTGTTCCTTCTTCTTCTGGATTGGCTGTTCTAGCAATGCCTATTTTTGCTCCTTTAGCAGAAACGGTTCATATTCCTCGCTTTGCTGTAGTAATGGCTTATCAATTTGGTCAATATGCAATGCTATTTTTAGCGCCAACAGGTCTTGTTATGGCGACATTACAAATGTTAGATATGCGTTATAGTCATTGGTTACGCTTTGTTTGGCCAGTTGTTCTTTTTGTTCTTCTTTTTGGTACAGGTTTAATCATTACGAGTTTATATTTCTAAGAGTTTATCTTGCCACAAAGTAGAATCCTTCTTACAATAAAAATAGTAGAATGGAAGGATAATACGATGGAAGAAAGAGAAAAAGAATATTGGATGGAAAAAGCGCTAGAAGAAGCGCAGAAAGCTGCAGATAAAGCGGAAGTTCCGATTGGCGCTATTGTGGTAAAAGAAGGAGAAATTATTGGTCGAGGTCATAATTTAAGAGAAACAAGTCATGATGCAACTACGCACGCAGAAATGTTAGCGATTCAAGAAGCTTGTAAAAATTTAGATAATTGGCGCTTGGAAGATTGTCAGTTATTTGTTACTTTAGAGCCTTGTCCGATGTGTAGTGGTGCGATTTTACAATCAAGGATTCCTGAAGTCTATTTTGGAGCCTATGATCCAAAAGGAGGGACTGCAGGTACCTTTTATCAATTATTACAAGATGACCGATTTAATCATTGTTGTGACATTGTTGAAGGACATATTTGTGAAGAGGCGTGTCAAAAACAACTGCAAGATTTTTTCCGTGCTTTGCGAAAAAGAAAAAAAGAAGAAAAAAGAGCTAGGCAACAACAAAAAGATTTGTTATAATATCGATGGGCAATGTTCCGCTTATGAATTGTGTCAGGTCCGGAAGGAAGCAGCACTAAGTATGTCGGGGCATGTGCCCTTTTTTTGTATCTAAAAGAGAAAGGAGTTTCGTTTACTGTGTTAAAACAAGAAGGGCTAACGATAGTACTAGCAGGAAAAAATCAAGAAACAAAGATTGACTCTGTTCTATCGCAATTACAAAGTCAAGATGTGATTACAGAAATATTGTTGGTGGACTTACATTCAACGGATCGAAGTCAAGAAAAGATGAATGAATGGAAGGAAAAAGAAGAAAGAGTTGAGGTCCTTCTTTCTTCTGCAGACACAATAAATGCAGGTTGGAATCAAGGATTAGCACAAGCAAAAGGAAAATATGTTTGCTTTTTATCCTTTACTGATACGATTCCACAATATTTTCCTTTATGGATACAAGCAGAGATTGCGGAAAGTGAAATTACGCTAAGCGCAAAAGCAACAAAAAGAGATCAAAATTTAGAAGAACGCTTAGAACAGTTTACGCAACTCTCTTTATCAACTCAAATTTATCGAAAAGAATTTTTAGATCGTTTTTCTTTTCGTTTTTTAAATAGTAAAGAAGCGAGCTGGTGTTTCCATTGGATTACTTTGTTAGCAGCAGATCGTATTTCTACTTGTCAAAGTAAAGCGAAAAAAGAAGCTTTTCCAGTACAAGAAATGAGATGGCTTTCTTCTTTCCATCATATTTTAACGATTGCCAAAGTACGTCCAGAATGGCATGAGATTTTATTATCTTGGATTCAAGAGACATATTTTGTACAATTTTTTGAACAACTACCAAAAGATTTATCATTTGTAGAATACCAAAAATATAGAAAACAATGGATTTCTTGGTTTGAAAAAGAAGAAGCCACTCAGTTTTCTCATCCTTGGGCTCAATTATTGTGGCAAGAGCTACAGCAGCCAAAGGAAGGCTATCTATTCTGGAAATACTATGTAACAAAAGAAATGCGTTATCAGCCCCAAGCTTTACCGCTTTATTATCGTCAAAAATTAGATACAACTCTTTGGCCATTTTCTTTATTTTTAACGGCCAAAAAAGTAGAAGAAGGAATTTTATATCAAGGATTTATTGAAAATGACCTAGGATTATCTGTAAAACAAGCGATTTTCCGTGTGTCTTTACAAAATGATAAAGAAGTTCTTTTTCCCACTAAAGTGAAGAGTCAAAAAGTAAAAGGTGGATGGCAAATTTCTTTTGTTTTACCAAAAACAGAAGAAATGAAGAGCCAAGATTGGAAATGGCAATGGAGTTTAGGTTATCATCCGTTGCGTCTACAAAATGAACAAAGCGTAGAGTTTCAAGATGGCCTATGGCAAACTTCCTCTTATGGTGGTCGTTGGGAAGTTCC is part of the Catellicoccus marimammalium M35/04/3 genome and harbors:
- a CDS encoding YfcC family protein; translation: MKKRSLKMPGAFTILFILTLLSILLTWFVPAGSYDKVSYQAESHDLLFVDSHGKEKNLPATQKTLDQLGLKIDIHQFTSGAIQKPVSIPNTYKRVKQKPESFLSFATDMVQGTIEAVDIMVFILVLGGMIGVVKASGAFESGLSALTKKTKGKEFLLIALVAILMALGGTFCGIEEEAVAFYPILVPIFIAMGYDSIICVGAIFLASSIGTCFSTINPFSAVIASNAAGINFTEGLNWRILGCAVATLFVLGYLYWYAKKIKANPEFSYSYEDREKFDAQWAVLDEDNVPVFTWKRKIILTLFVIAFPLMIWGVMKKGWWFPQMAASFLTLAIIMMLLVGLGKHSLSEKQVIDAFVNGASSLVGVSLIIGLARGINLILTKGYISDTILYEASKLVQGMNGTLFIIVLVFIFFILGFIVPSSSGLAVLAMPIFAPLAETVHIPRFAVVMAYQFGQYAMLFLAPTGLVMATLQMLDMRYSHWLRFVWPVVLFVLLFGTGLIITSLYF
- a CDS encoding MIP/aquaporin family protein; this translates as MEADFSLSVRVISEIIATALMVLIGNGSVANAELTGTKGHKTGWLLIAIGYGCAVMLPAMIFGGISGNHINPAFTIGLAVSGLFPWNEVLPYVCAQFLGAFIGQFLVYVGFKPFFDKTENSELVFAPFATTPAANSTWNGVFSEFVGSFILFFAALGITKAAFFQDNQGTAHFALGFLVLALVLSLGGLTGPALNPARDLAPRILHQVLPLKHKGSSHWDYAWVPVVMPILASIVAVALFKMLYM
- the tadA gene encoding tRNA adenosine(34) deaminase TadA codes for the protein MEEREKEYWMEKALEEAQKAADKAEVPIGAIVVKEGEIIGRGHNLRETSHDATTHAEMLAIQEACKNLDNWRLEDCQLFVTLEPCPMCSGAILQSRIPEVYFGAYDPKGGTAGTFYQLLQDDRFNHCCDIVEGHICEEACQKQLQDFFRALRKRKKEEKRARQQQKDLL